The following is a genomic window from Leptidea sinapis chromosome 1, ilLepSina1.1, whole genome shotgun sequence.
ACACTAAAAGCTATAAGCTAAAAGATATGACTACACATTTCTTTGTAGTTTTGATTGTATTATCTAATCTTTTGATTCATAAAAGGGATAATGCGAATCTTGCGACTTCTTATCATCATTAAAgaataacaccagaggaatcacaggagggttgtcggcctttaaggaaggtgtacgcgctatttttgaaggtacccacgtcgtatagtcccggaaacaacgcacaaggaagttcattccacagcttttacgtggaagaaagctccttgaacacttgactgtggaagaccgccacacattcaaatggtggggatgatatcctaaattgtggcgtgtcgtgcgaaggtggaattcggtggcaggaatcaggtgtaacagctcttcggaacactccccatgaaaAATGcgctagaagacacacaatgaagaaaTATAGATACTCCATTGCTTATGTGGTAATAaacttattgttttaattaaaatatttaatcaaaaaatgTTTACAGAGACTGTATTAGGAATACAAATTCATGCCCAAACGGATAAGGAACAACCATTCCTTAAAGCTCTTAACGAGTATTTAACTGTTGGATCGTCACGGATATTTAAACCTTGGCTTTATATTAAAGCTATTTACAAATTGCACCCGGATTCCCAGATTTTGAGAAGGACCAAAAAAACTATTTGGGAATTTGTTTCAAATGTAAGTATTTCAGAATTTTATGGCACTGTTAACTATTTAGTCATAAATAACTGATAAAagaattcaaacaaaaatataaacggaattcaaattaatttggtAATCGAAAGcatcaagaaatatattttaagtgtacaaaatattattgaagtctTTTGTAGAGGAGATTTGGAGTAACGTTTCAACTCATTTAGCTGGAAGTAAGGCCTTTGCCACACTATACGGAAAATACGTCACCGAATTTCCGTTGCGGTACATCTGTAGCCGAGCTTCGGCggtaaattttactaaattaatttgCGGATTCGATCGACTACCATTTTTAATAGAGAGAGAAATGAAGCAAAGCAATTTTTAAAGCTTTAAAAGTGTTAATATTGCGTGCATCTACTTAGACCAAATAAAAGAGTTCTCGGTTTTGTAACACAAttgacatttcatttcaattcaaactgagtttaataaaactcaatTTGAATACTGAAACATACTTAAACTACTTCTATTGTAAGATAAAGAGATTTCACTAAAGCATTTCAAGCCCATTCGCGAAAACGGAGTTTGCATGTCATAAACAATTGAATATATCAAAAAGCTATTAAAACTGTCTAAACTATAATATActcatacataatttttgaattttaattgtgtCACATAAGAACTGGAACtaagatacaatacaattacATAATTAGTTTCTATAcagtgaaaattaattaaatttagcaaATCTTAAATTTGAACCTTTGTGGAACAGCAAATTATATTCCTCTCTGCAACATATCAATTTCCGAAGTTTATACCGAAAAGCAGAGAACTTATCATTAAAAGTGTGTATACTTCGATCAACTTTCGGGAAGGCTAATTGTAACTAAGTGCGAACAATTCTATTGAGAGTATGAAAGAGACCTATCGACCCTAGTATCGCGTCTGCTGAAGTCTCGGGAGCCTCATGAGAGCGGATACATTAATAAATGAGAGAATATCAGGGCAGTCAATTACACCCttatcaattttatataaaaagagacAATCCAATATATTCTTCCTATCAGAGAGTGTGTGCATCTTAAAATACTGCAAACGTCCGGAATAGTTTTGTAATAGATTCCATAGATTGAATTGATAAAAAAGACGCCATATAAAACGTTTTTGGAGTTATAATAATCTACTATTGCATATGTGGTAGTGAGGATACCATATTACAGAACAACAATACTCCAAAATGAAGTATCAACAAAATCATAATTCTTATATGTCCACGTTTCTGTTACAAAAATGACAGTGACAGTTCTCGAAAGCGATAAAATATGTTAGACGTCCAAAATTCGGCGTTTTGCACTTAATCGCGTTTATGCTACAACTATaatgtatagccgagtggttagcgatcctactaagctagaggtcccgggttcgaatcccgataggtgcaagtatttatatgatgaatatggatgtttgtttccgagtcatggatgtttaaatgtatttatgtatgtttatatgtatgtttgtatgaatttatgtatgtttaagtaagtatattgtattaaaatatcattgtcttgtaacccataacacaggctatatatgcttaacttggggcaagatattttgtgtaaaaagtgtgtcaataatagCGTTCAGTTAGTATTGATGAAGTGCGAATTTAATCTATAAACTCATTTGCAGGCGCAAAATTAACAACGTTTGGTCGAATTTGGTTTAAACCAAACTGGTTTAACCACGTTTTACTTCAATGTTGAAATCAGCTCTAAATCATTCGGTTTCAAGCTTCATGCACCAGCGCCGTTGCTGCGAGATATCCTTCAAAATGTTGCGCgatgaataatatataaaatacatacctTGATCGATGCGAGGAGAACTGAATACACGAAAACAACTTGCGATGCGCCGATGGATCGACCAATCACCCGCGTTGTAATTGTCGAtttcttacccccttattcattatggtccgctaactttaaaaagccgcttaggagtgttttttctcattctgacttaggtcaatagaaaaggacagagtgaaaattagcaatgctttaagttagcagactattatgaataagggggttagtcacTTACATGCAATAAAATGTAAGGGCGTCCGCTGCGAAAGATCCGCAACCGATAATATGTCGTGTTTCGTAGGCTTAATCTTAACATGGCGCCTTCGatcaacaatattgataaaataagatGAACGAAACAAACGTGGTCTTAATCACCACGTttttaagaaaaacatttatgcAAAACCTTTTATTTATCCCCGACTTGATGTGTGATATACGATCAAAATATgttctttttgtattttgattACGATAATTAAgaagaatttattaataattatacatttaaatatattattttcagatcATTGAAAAAAAGCGTGAAGATATCAAACGCACAAAAAGTAAGGAGGCTTCATGTAAGTTATGAATTATAAAACgttaattttaagaatttgttgtttttatcaagactttattcaaattcatatatttttatacaataaggGCTTGCCTCAGACCTACTACGATCGGGCtgaagaaactcagcgggcatctTAATCCGAATTATACAATtccattacaataaaatttattaattaatatacacaGGGCATTCGTTCAATTCCCAAATtggtattaataattaatgtttagtAATCTTTacttcaaaagcattttatcggTTCTTTTTGATTGCATAACACaattgttttatacattttaaggGATCATGTTCAAAAGAAACATCGCCCAACCAAaaattactaactcgacttagccaaggcataacaagtttacgTTTTTCCTGATGttatcatataattattacagtttCTAAAAAATTTACTAATGTGCTTATCtcatattatttacaatcaaataattaaaatcttagATTAAAGTTACATGTCGGTAATTCACAAGGTTTGTAAAGTAAGTTATTATCAGTCATCTTTTGCAAAACGGATTGTAGAGCAATTATTTAGAAGAGACAAAACTTGTAAtgtatttcgatccaattgcatgaatcgtggtcacgacggaactgcggaggcggcgagaaacacttgacacattgacacttgacaataataatacaacaatctgtccacttggtgcctaattcgttttggtctttgattccctaatttacgacacacactactgacgacgtaCATACTTTCGgatctttttgttgcattcgtactgcagagagagaccacgggattccatgtttgcgttagcctaaaaccatcctctctattaaaattgttaggatgctttttaatttctatagctTCTCTAACAAGCCGTAGGATGTATTGGCGTTCAGCAGAAATCACTCGTAGGTTGTGCAGCTCGATCCAATGGTTGATACCGGCTTTAAGCAAGTGTTCGGCTATTGCAGATTTTTTAGGATCGTTATTTTTGATTGCGCTGATGTGTTCCTTAACGTGTTGAGaattagtttgttttgtttgtcCGATGTAAGAGCTTCCCCAGCTGCAGTCAACTTTAGAGACAAAACTTATCGTTACTAAAAATATCAGTAAGTAATGCTtattaattttgattgacatcatattattattcttattagcTGGAGTGGAATCTACGGAAAGTTTTCTGGATTTACTACTAGAATCGGCAGATGgagttaaatttacaaatcattaccTAATTGAAGAAATGCTCGTGTTACTTCTCGCGGGAACTGACACGTCAGCGGTTGGTGCAGGCTTCACATGTGTCATGCTGTCAAAGTACCCTGACGTTCAAATGAAAGTCTATGAagagtaagttttttttttcagcccTCCATTGACAAGCTACGTACTTTAATATGCCATCAACTGAGTTATCctaatgttttgagttttctttagtgttaattccgccaatatttttcatcaaacaattcgacacgtgttgaGCCTCTACGAGGCCTCTAGGAATTTTCTCTACCGACTGAGTTATTTCTAAAAGCTTTCTTCgggaaatttcaaatttaggcCAAAACATACAATAGTTATGTACTGTTTAGGGCGattccttatttatttatttcatcatcGTTACTATTACCGACCCATAATATAGTAGATTAAAATTACAAACACCAAAAATACCCAAATTTACAAGCTGAGTATCTGGCTGGTAATCAATTAGATGTATGGGTCGTTACCCATAAATTGGTCCTGTAGAATTAATATAAGGTAATgcattttttcaatttgtaagaAAGAGTGTGTGAGTGTATGCGCGCaacaagttatacttctttggcctaacaaagcaaaaatcctgaaaattatttattcctcgtgctattctacgtttgtagaaagaacaatatagtaaaaatcttgcaacgatggctttgacaattaattattaaataacgaattaGGCTGTTCAGGCTTGAACCTATTGGCTATCCTAATactggacgaagaaacaaaaaaaataccaaatgtcgcaaatgtcagaaaatttttaggaaccaacttcaccctgttacttttgtgttacagtgatgcgcgcgcatcttaaaatttcactctcatcattttttcataacgcgcctaaagaagtataacttcaaaaataaactaaaatatcacgttatattttattttattttattttggcatcaaacagtctaaaaattacaattttaatgttatataattactaaAGAGAAGACTTATAGTGCCgaaaattacaatgttaaattaaattttatttgcaattaatTTTTAGACTAACAGAGGTTCTTGGTGACGACTTGAGAAGGCCTATACTTCATACTGACTTACCGAAATTGAAGTACTTGCATGCAGTTGTAAAAGAAACTTTAAGGTTATATCCTCCAGTTCCAATCATTGGACGAGCGGTAGAAAAAGATGTGCTCTTACGTaagtttaaaagaaaaaacattatGTTAATGCATGGTAGAACAAAATGTTAGCTTTAGTTATTAATAACAGAttttgttcttattttttttttattgttaacataacataatactGATGAtccatataccagtgggaggctccacaggatgcctgctagattatgggtaccacaacggctatttctgccgtgaagcattattgtgtttcgggttgaaggccgccgtagccattgaaattactgagcaaattcGACTTACCATCTtttgtatcaaggtgacgagcgcaattgtagtgccgctcagaatttttcggcagggcgtatcaattaccatcagctgaacgacctgctcggtTCATCCCTAATTGTGTACAAAATACacttatgattataatattatcaacacTGGATGCTATTTCTTGGCtttatcaaatttaaatcaattcTTCGTGaaattatcattgttttgtGGACAACGTAAAATCTTCCTATAACTTTTTCAATGGAACTTTTTCAATGCAACAGAcatattatcttattatattctattatgaAAAACAGGAtatctgttatttaattaatcccatCTGTTCGACCGTGGAGAGGATTTAGTGCAACTTAATCAAAATtttcacattattttattaatagataaacTATACacgtaattgtattttttatttatttttctactcctctactttAAATAGTGGTTTTAATattctgtcatttatacagccacaatcagtaatataagtacatactttattgagtctttgaaaaagtctatactctatggtcTAAAAAGCAAATTGCTTACCGTCACCTTTCCGTACTTTAATGTCGCCAAAAAAGcacagagggcctaccatcaacttttaataagcgatgcgattccgatacagttcagtttaggtaccttaaCTGAATCGCTAAGCTTCGTACCATTAACTGCCTTCTACTGAATGACtatgacacataagctatccagtttaggttgaaatattacctcatggtacgaaagaatgaacgaactaaatcagtttgcgattcaattgatataatttttgacattcaattgaatgtcaattgacatcattgcgatttaatcagttgatttgacgtcaacctaaattagatagctctaatcacgtcgtggtacgaaatagcaaagcatttcattttaggttgtcaattgaatcgcaataagactTCATGGTAGGTAgttgttttggtgccacagTCAACAAAATCCTGGTTAGGTATCGtgggttcatagaaatattaggaaatatttaaaatacataatattttcatatttaaatcattagactaaacactttaatgtcaacttaagaaaaaaacttgttaatataatttgccaacatgctgctaggtatattttgtaattttcaatattcccgcgttggctgtataagtgtacctttgccattccttgaaggaAACATTAAACCACTCAACAGATATAAGTATTGAATacaatacatttcccgcccattAAATCGGCCACTTACAACAACTTGTGATATTTGTTTGTagaattttggttttatttaaaaacacctAGTCgttgaaaaaatattgttttagacACGTCGTATAAATACGTCAAAAAACGCCTATCGTGATTTTTGATCCTCATTATACAACTGTTACATAAAATACTATGAGTGTATATtaaacaacattattttcttataGCTTCATCTATAACAATACCCCAAAATACCGAAGTAATACTAAGTATCTGGGGGATGCACCACAATCCAAAATTGTGGGGTGACGATGTGGAGTCATTTATTCCTGAGAGATTTTTAAATGGATCAGTACCAAGTGGTGCATTTGCTCCATTCAGCGTTGGACCAAGAAATTGTCTAGGTAAGATTTACTTATCacatttgattataatataattaaaattagccgttcccgcccgctccGCTGGACGAATTTTAAAAtggaaattaattaaactttattcatcttattttttttatgaaaataagtgacgagacgagcaggacgttcagctgatggtaattgatacgccctgtccattacaatgcagtgccgctcaagattattgaaaaacccacaaattctgagcggcactacaatcgcgctcgtcaccttgagacatgagatgtcaagtctaatttgcccagtaatttcactaacttcGGCgccctattattattaaaaatacaattgaaaaaaataagtagccatatacgataaatttcgcatcgaatggttgtagtttcatgtcgatacgatcagtggtttaggcgtgatttagcctcaaacaaagaccattttcattatatattatatagtatatgaACTATGATAGTATAAGAACCAGCCAATATGAATTCTGAAATTGAAACCTAACCTAAATGAatgcatatatatacataataatatgataatagatataatggatatcatccccaccatacctccacagtgcggttttctaggagctttctttcacgtactacaaagctgtggaatgagcttccttgtgcaatgtttccgggacggtactagggtacctttaaaaaaacttgtacaccttccttaaaggccggcagcgctcctgtgattcccctggcGTTGCAAGAAAACTTGGGCGCCGgttacttaacaccagatgacctgTCTGATGACCAGATGTCTGTCtgtgtcttccttttccataaaaaaatattatacacattatacagaatttaattaaattaaaatcttttttgttgATTACGAAATTTGTAGTTGAATCAttacaacaataatttatttcgtaTCTCCCTGTTCTATAATCAGCATTTATACAaaagtaaaattgaaattaaataattactaacGATCACGAATCAAATAAAAACTgtgctatctctcaagttgaaccaAACAACACACAGTGtgtaaaatttgattaaaattggtTTATTAGTTttggagttcatcgcggacaattaacgtgacacgaaatttttatatataaagagtaCCTTTAAAATTTCGGGCCGAAAAATATTCACTTTAGTTGTTTATTGTTCAACCATCGaaatacaaaaactaaataaagaaCGAAAAAACGAAACAAAAACTTAGCTCATTAACGGACGTAAATCGTTATTTATGGAGATAAGAGAGATAATCTACGATCATTACCTCAggctaaaataattttatataaacgcTCTCATAATCTCAATAAAACTCGACTCAATTACAAGCAACCTCGTTTTAATGATGCCTTTGCAAAAATTACCAATAGTACGGAGTATTTACACCCTCTTTGGTTGTGACTTGCAAATGTGAGAACAAGGCAATTGTACttaggttattattattttctcatTTTATTCAAAgagaaaataagaataatttaaatgtcttataaaatagaataagtTAAATTTTCAGAAGTAAtaagggagtattttttgtaatttttatgttcacaaTAACTGTCCCATACTTTAAACTacttataattgtaataaataaattacattccATAGCTCCCTGATGTTTTGCGGAGCGGGCTGCACTGATCTTACTCTTCCTTTTAGAATATCCCAAACGTGCTCAATGGGATTGAGGTCGGGACTTCGAGCTGGCCAATCAAAAAGACGAATCCCTACCTCTTTAATATACGCTTCTACATCACCAGAACGGTGAGCGCGAGCGTTATCAACCacaaaaatcaaattttctccAAGAACCGTTAATGCGGATTGTACGTAAGGAATTAGGACTTCTGACATGTACCGGTGTGTATTCAAAGTGCCGTTTTCTATGACGAACCCTCCAATACTTCCTGGCTCTCCAATAAAGCGATTCATGAAAACATAACTGAGCATCCACCATAAGGGTTTATTAAAGCAAACATTTCTACGAAACGCCCCCTTCTGCTTCGCAGTATTCGCCGACGTCGGTCCTCACCATATAGTGATATTCTAGCTTTATCCTAGAATAAAACTCTACCCCAGTCCTCTTGAGCCTACGTCGTACTATTTCGAGCGAAGCTAAGTATCAACTAGTAATTTAGGGCCACGGGCTGGACGGCAACTGCATATTTTGGCAGCGAGAAGCCTCCTTGTGCCAGTCCACAAGCTGGTTTGCATACCTCTCACTTTCTCTAGTCTTTTTGAGGTCGACATAGAAAGATTTGCGAATTCTCAATGCTTTTACCAGGAAGCGGTCATATTGAGCTTCTTTGTATGGTTTTCTTCAAGTCCTCTGAAGGACTAACTGCAGTGTAGTCAGTGCTATGTGTCCCATAACTATAGTTATACATTGACCACACCTTTTCTCGAGTAGTGCTATAATGTTGCTCGCTCTTATCGTTCTATCAACCATTTTAGAGACCGCTAAATAAGGGTATCAagacttaaataaatttcaaggaaATAGGATATTCTGACAATGTTATTACGGACCAAAtatgatgtaaatactacgttataagaggCGGTACTGTCTAAGTAagaattgatttttttgtttagcatgaaaaacgtgcagtgatttgacataagctTGAAATAATAAGAAAACAGTTTCAAATAGTTTTAAGACTTTGGAAAGCATTCCAAGCAATTTTTTTAGTTATGTGGTCAATAGAGAATGCCACTAGCTCagactttttattaaataattattctcaCATTCAAATGtgaaacaaaatacaaaaaaatgttaaatttataaacttagTACACCAAAATATACAGGGTATGCTAGGTAAAGATTTGGACATAGAGTTATTCATTAACTGTGACAACATAGATATACTGTgcattacagaacattggcttAAAAGTCAtcagttaatatttaatttgaatagtcATAAGATTGGTAGTTCATTCATTAGAGAACAGGCGGTTCTTTAATACTGATTAGTAATGAACTGAAATATAAGGGCGGAAAGACATTGTCAGACTCTCAATAGAAAGGATTATTGAAATAGCTTGTGTTGAATTGGAGCAATTAATTGTTATGAGCATATACAGACCACCTGCAGCACTATGAcagttttgaaaatgtaatggaGAAAGCTCTGTCAATGATTtgtaatgaaaacaaaaaaatcttcAGATGTGAATGACTtcttgttattataaaaaagtgtaAAGCAGAATGTACTTATATAACAGAACCCACAAAACGCATTGAAATGCTTAAAGATAACTTGATGTTATAACTACCATTATTTAAAGTACATGAAAACCATAATACACATTATagtgcatttttttaaattgttagtgAAGAATATAACTCAGTATTTACAcccaagaatatttttataaataaaaggccATGCTTTAGTGACTGGGCTACTGTAGGCATCCATAGAAGTAGAAATCGACTGTATGAATTATATAAtgagaaaaaatttaacacaagtGTTAAATTCATtagttatgttaaaaaatattccaa
Proteins encoded in this region:
- the LOC126969743 gene encoding cytochrome P450 4d8-like; amino-acid sequence: MLWQLLVVLLLLWYFSKIWKIKTIITATRKLRNKYIAIPFLGHSYLFVGDNERHMNVFKMFSKEAMKNNYNMTSFWLGMDHYTVVVEPNLFELFSKECLEKTRFAKFARSLIGNGSIFAPVDIWRPKRKHLAPTFSTKNLNNFCNIFSQQSLILVERLQSTLTSDKFSMWPFITTYTMDSVCETVLGIQIHAQTDKEQPFLKALNEYLTVGSSRIFKPWLYIKAIYKLHPDSQILRRTKKTIWEFVSNIIEKKREDIKRTKSKEASSGVESTESFLDLLLESADGVKFTNHYLIEEMLVLLLAGTDTSAVGAGFTCVMLSKYPDVQMKVYEELTEVLGDDLRRPILHTDLPKLKYLHAVVKETLRLYPPVPIIGRAVEKDVLLPSSITIPQNTEVILSIWGMHHNPKLWGDDVESFIPERFLNGSVPSGAFAPFSVGPRNCLGYKYAMMSMVTAIATIIARFKILPAEETDNLKRPLRVKFSTMMKPVDDFEVRLEPRHL